The Achromobacter deleyi genome has a window encoding:
- a CDS encoding RNA polymerase sigma factor, which yields MGERFFGVVAEAYKAWNAELVSFLNRQLKRSPDTANDLAQETFAKWLAASGGAEQPEKPRAYLYEIARNLLRDHWRREGVRGEHVVASLDDQGFEPPSGSLTAHAGLQPEARADANQRLRLLQAAIDEMPPRQREAFLLYRYDELRCEEIASRMGISVRAVEKHLQLALAHCKRRVQGEA from the coding sequence ATGGGGGAGCGGTTCTTCGGCGTGGTCGCCGAGGCGTACAAGGCCTGGAACGCCGAGCTGGTCAGTTTCCTGAACCGGCAGCTCAAGCGTTCGCCCGATACCGCCAATGATCTGGCGCAGGAAACCTTCGCCAAATGGCTTGCGGCCAGCGGCGGCGCGGAACAGCCGGAAAAGCCTCGTGCCTACCTCTATGAAATCGCGCGCAATCTGCTGCGCGACCATTGGCGCCGCGAAGGCGTGCGCGGCGAACACGTGGTGGCCAGCCTGGACGACCAGGGATTCGAACCGCCCTCGGGCAGCCTGACGGCGCATGCCGGCTTGCAGCCCGAAGCGCGTGCCGATGCCAATCAGCGCTTGCGGCTGTTGCAGGCCGCCATCGACGAGATGCCGCCGCGCCAGCGCGAGGCCTTCCTGCTTTATCGGTATGATGAGCTGCGCTGCGAGGAGATCGCCAGCCGCATGGGCATTTCGGTCCGGGCGGTGGAAAAGCATCTGCAATTGGCTCTGGCGCATTGCAAGCGCCGTGTCCAGGGCGAAGCCTGA
- a CDS encoding gamma-glutamylcyclotransferase family protein: MPEPQESAILLFSYGTLQDRAVQLANFGRELSGRPDAMTGYALNWVEITDPDVLKTSGKAQHPIVYASYDPKDEVRGTVFEITQKELHAADGYEVADYKRVSVLLKSGVHAWVYIKA, from the coding sequence GTGCCTGAACCCCAAGAATCCGCGATCCTGCTTTTTTCGTACGGCACCCTGCAAGACAGGGCAGTGCAGCTGGCCAACTTCGGACGCGAACTGTCTGGCCGCCCCGACGCCATGACGGGCTACGCCTTGAACTGGGTGGAAATCACCGACCCCGACGTGCTCAAGACCAGCGGCAAGGCGCAGCACCCCATCGTCTACGCCAGCTACGATCCCAAGGACGAAGTGCGCGGCACCGTATTCGAGATTACGCAGAAAGAACTTCACGCCGCCGATGGCTACGAGGTCGCCGACTACAAGCGCGTGTCGGTGCTGCTGAAATCCGGCGTCCATGCCTGGGTGTACATCAAGGCTTGA